The following DNA comes from Fusarium fujikuroi IMI 58289 draft genome, chromosome FFUJ_chr03.
TTGCTCTGTGTTGTATAATGATGTCTTATTCATATCCCCCTCTTTGCATCGTCTTTTCCTCCTGTCCCGTCTGTGGAGGAGTATGGTGCTTCCTTGAAGATaggtttcttttcttgaccAGCCTATCAGCCCAAGTAGGGCTACTAGGGAGTGAGGGAGAAAAGAGCGAAGCAAGAGTGAGAACGGCGCGACAAGTGACGGCCCGGTGGGTCCCCTGGGCCGGACCACGGAAGTGTCTGAGGCTCGCGAGGCCGGCGCGGCACCTCTATCCCCATTTTGGCTTGATTGGTTCCCATAAGATCGTGGGACCGCTCTGCTCTTCTCGCTGAGTTTTCCTCATTACTCAGTAGTAGGGATAGGAAATAAGAGTATGGAAAGACCCTTGGAGTGGTGCAATGTCAGCTGGATACGAACCATGCAGTTAGGGCATGGCCCAACACATGAGTAGCTGAACAGGGtctcaagaacaagggcaagggctGATATTGAGGTTGAACCTGTCATACCCGGATCGTGTGCGCTATGTGAGCCCATGTCGAGTTGTGCTTATATCTATCTGTCTTAGTGTCTGTTGGCCCGAGGACCGACGTATGACAGACACTCTTGGCCGTCACGTCTCAACTTCCAACTCACACACTGTCCACTTTGAGCCGATTTTGCTACCCTTTGTTCTTTTATGCCATGCTATTTGCCCTCCGCAGGGACCTCGATCTTTCGTAGTGTCTGACCAAATATGACTCAACGGCATCATCGTTCTCAGGACTATTTCGAAACCGCCTGGCAACCAGCGAAGAGCTCGGCGCCGCTGACACAAAGGACGAGACCCAGCCCAGCAATGATCTTCATTGCCCAGAGATCGGTATTCCCGACGACAGAGTAGTATCGACGCTATAATATTTGATTTATGCTTGTCACCTGGACGACTTTGGCACTGGCTAGATGGTTCATCGATGTGGCGTTTATatgctcaacaccaaccgcTTTCGGATATCTTGAATTCCAGTCCATCTCTTAACTACCCGcaaccaccatcatcgcACAGCTTTCAGTATTTCGACTTGTTTTCGTCTTCTAATGTGAAGTCACTCTTTAATCTGCTTCAGAGGCTTTGGTATTTGTCTTTACTATCTCGACGAGTCGTCAAGATTTCGCTGTACAGCTCTTACAACACTGGGGCTCCCACTTACACCTCGTTTCACGAAACTATTTTCTCGATACCTTCGTTGTCTTACCAATCAATTTATGGGACAACTCAAAATTGTCTCTCTTTGCCCCTACCTGCCAGGGGAGACAATCAAAGACACTTTCACGTCACAAAACCTTTAGTGCTCTGTCATACTTGGGCCCCAGTTCGCATACACTCATGAGACTGACCACGAGGAGCTGAGCTGACAAGGCACCATTTTGGTAACAAAAGATTGGCATATTGGCCACACAAACCTTGGCCACGCCACGCGCGCCGCCGCTCTCAGTCCGGACTCTTATATTGTAACGCCCCCAGAACAGCCCCCCATCCATTCGCCTCTAGACCACGATCATAACCCCAGACACGAGCCTTCGGGCTACCTTGACTGAAGAATATCACCTGTCATCATGGGTGCTTTGCTGCCTCAACCAATTCATACAGCCACTTCGTCGTCTTGGCCTTCACgaacatcatcattatcCACGTCGCCACGGATGGAGACATGTCGTGCTTCAGTCACAGAGACTAACTCGCCAGAATGGCTTCCCCAGGCTCTGTTAGAGACTCTGCACGTTCTGCCTTACACTTCCGCGGAGTGGGCGAAGGTGATCTCGGATGTCAAGAGAGAATATCTGAACCGCCGTTATCGCCCCTGTGCAACTCGCTGCAGTGAAATCTTGGACAATCTCAAAGATTTCGTAAGTTATTCTTCATTAATAATGGTAAAACAATTCTAATGAGATCAGAGCATTGTTGAGCCAGCttaccttatatatcttcACTTTTACGCAGCCAACTCACAAGAGATGCTTGCTCGTGCACTTCATCAAGCCGCCCCAGCACGAACCACACTCCTTAACCAGGCTCGTGACCATTATCAACGTGCCTCAACACTCATCAATGCTGCAGACTCCACCGTTGGTCCAgctttgttgagaagaccgTCTGGCACTACTACAACACTGCCAAGCCTCCACTCTGCCGATAGCTCTGTGAGCTCCTATGTATCGTCAAAATGGACCTCGTCTCACAGTGTATCTCCGGCATCATCTATCTCGTCGATCCAAAGCGTGCCCGCTTCTAAGCCTAAGAAGAAGCGAGTGACTTTCAGCGACGTGCCCATGGAGCTTCTCGAACGTCCGGACTCACCAACGCTTGGCCTAGGCAGCTTTTTAGGACCTGCTCGTTCAACATCTCCAGAAATTTCCGGGGGAGATTCATCTGCTGTACCAGCACCTCTGCGGTCATTGACTCAGGCGCCTCGGTCAATCCTCACTCCACGCTCAGCACAAAACGACGTCTCCCCTTCTACAGACTCAGAGCTCGATCCCTTCCGCCATGCTCGCTCTGTTCACCGCTACAGTGCCCTCCTAACGAGCCTGCAGCGCCAAGTCTTTCGACATCTCAGCTTCATTGAGACAGAGCTCGGCCAGCAGCACATCACCCCTCCGTATGAAGACACACCTCCGTCGCCTGTTACTGTGAACACGGCCACTTCTGCGTCCGCTACGCTGAACGCTGACAAGACGCGTTCACCTGAGCTACAGATACGGATAGAGCGACTCCGCGCAAAAGGCTGGGAACGCAAGCGATTCGACGCGCGTCGGTATGCCGAACTTCGTGAGAGTGCTTCGGCAGACATGAACGACTAAACTCTACCCATTTCAGTCGCTAGCCGGTTATATTTGTCGAGACAAGGTTTATGAGAATGAAAGTGGAGGATGCCTTTCATCGTATGTATGCTTATGAGATTCAATGATACAACGAGGAGCATGCAGCAGGTTCCAAGGATACGCTTGACGCGTGGCTCGGGATTGAATAATGACGGTCATTTGTATTAGCACACCAAAGACTGGATCTTTAACTTGTTACTGCAGAAAAGTCAAGGGAAGATCACACAAGATTGTTGGTCAACTCGGAGGCTACCAATATAGAGCATTTATCTACTCAGCACTATGATCTGCGAGAAGAACATGGAATTCATTTGGGTTATAATGTATCAGAAGCATTCAATTTCCACCCTTTTTTAGACCCAAAGAATATTCCCGAAACAAATAACAACGCTTTCAACCCAAGGAGTCGCAACACTCTTTGCGACCAATTCCGACTCGTCTTTTCCATCCGTGTTATTGCCCTTCCTTCGTGCATCTTGCGAGGGCTTAGGCTGCTATCCATCTCAGCGTCGTGCTGAGGTCGCCCACCGTGATGCTATCCAATATATGTGAACATGTCTGCAATTGATTGGATCCTCAGTACATTTATTAAGCCTGGAAACTTCGACGCTTGGCATCCTTTTCGACCTCTTGAGTGACACGGAgaacttctttctcctccttgtcGTCGGCGAGCTTTGCTCTGGCAACCTCGGAGAAGATAGCTGAAAGATCCGAGTTCTCCGGGTCCTCCTCCatagccttgagcttctcgatacGTGCTTggagcttgatcttctcgatgatgCGCCTGAATCGGCTTCTGGCGCGGAAAGACTTGATCTCGGGCAACAAGTTGTAGTCGGTAGCGTTCTTTCCGGTGAGCCAGATATGACCCAAAGCTTCCTGTATCGCGAAGTTAGCCCAAGAATTTCCCCTCGTGACAACGGTGATGTTCTACTTCGCTGGTCCAACGCTGATCAGCATCTGGGTTGATTAGATGCAAGATGAAGTCTTTTGCATCGTTGCTGACGTCCTTCCAGTATCGCTCGTGGAAGACCACCGAGTTCTCAGTGCACTCCCGGATAAGGTCCTGGAGGTTCTCACTGCGGAAAGGCGAGTAACCACAGAGCAAAGTGTAAGTGATGACACCCATGGACCACATATCCACAGGCTTTCCATGACCTTCCTTCCGCATCACCTCGGGGGCAGCGTAACCGAAAGAGCCAGCCATGGTCTTCAGAGACTCGCCCTTTCCGTCGAGCATCTTGGCAATACCGAAGTCGGCCAAGACAAGGTCAGAATCGGGATCTTTGCTGAGGTAAAGGAGGTTCTCGGGTTTAAGATCTGAAAACCGGGTTAGTTGGTGTCATGAGATGTGCCGTTTGAAGCACTGTACCTCTGTGAACAATGTTGTTCTTGTGAAGGAAATCGACAGCAAGTAGAATTTGCTTAATAGTCTCAGCGGCATCCTTCTCGGTGAACTTGCCCTGCTCGCAAATGCGGTCAAAGAGCTCACCGCCGGTAGCAAGCTGTGTCACGATATAAAACTTGTCCTGAAGGCACGGAAAAGGTGAGCCACATGGAACGTGGGAAACAGAGAGGGAGAGCAGTGATCTGGGCCAGTATTTCAAGAACCTGACCTGAGCGGGGATCGGGATAGAGAGTTGGGGTGGGATGAGCTTACTCTCGACTCGAACCAGTCAACAAACTTGACAATGTGAGGATGCTTGAGTTTCTGAAGCATCTCGAGCTCGTCATAGACCATCTGTTCGTTTCCCTTTACATTTCGCTTGAGAATTATCTTGACGGCAACCTTGCCAGTTGGGCCATCAGCCTCCCGGACGACTCCATATGTTCCAGCTCCGAGTGTTCGACCAAACCTGTACTTAGCTCTACAGAAGAAAGTATTTGTTAGGAATCATCGGGTTTGTGATCGAGGTCAGGGGATTTCGGGCGCACTTCTTATCGTAGCTCTCGGGTTGGCCATGAAGCCTGTTCAACATGCCGGCGACTGCGCATGACGACCGTGGTCAGCGTATAATTCGGGGTAGTGCAAAGGgctgcaggaggaggatgaagcaGCAAGACGGGCTCTGGAAAGTACAACACCAGACGCAGAGGCCAAACCGCCAGAGCGGGGAGGGGAACAAGGCTGTGAATAGTCACAACTTACAACTCATGGCGGTAGTTTTGGCGGGGTAGAAAGCGACCCGTTTGGGTTTTGGAGATGGCAAGCTGGAGGGGAaaggaagacaagatcgagTCTATCCTCTGCTGATAAGACGAGATGATCTGCACCCGCACGGCAATTCGGTCTCACGCAAAGAGTGTTACAGTAAGTCCGAGAGGATGAAGCCTCTGGGATAACGAGAGTTATGTAAGAAGAGAAAGTAGGCGACGGCGACGGacaggatgaggaggaggaggtcctTGTTAATTAGCTTGCGacacctacctactaacttTAGTAGCTATGGACCCTCCACTGACGACTGACGACTGATGACTGACGGGGCAGACCTGGGGCTGTcagcagcccagcccagcccaccCAGAAGCTGCCCGAGCAGAGAGCGCCGTATGCCACACCTCTGGGGGACTTTAGCacttaggtactaaggtaggcaCTCCACTAGCGGGGTGCCACCATGAATGGCTATGGTTGGTTGCAGGTGTGAAGGAGTGTGGCTCAGGCATTTATGATCCTTGGGCTGAAGGCATCTCCGGATCCATCTGATGGATGCTGACAGGGAAGAAACCGCACCTGCAATACCGGTAATTGCAGGTGAGGCTGAGTCTTTGTGGATCATGATATATCCATTCCTGGAAGCAATCGTCGGGTTTTCGCTTAGGTTCGTGGCTGAGCAGAACAAAACTACCTACCTGCAGTAAAGGACGGGAGTATCATCGTAATTGATTGCTTCCATCCTTTCCAAACCCGGTGGGCAGGTTGCCTCTCAATGCACCCAGCCCTATGAGGCTGCTTACGAGCGTTGTTCCAGAAGGCAGGGTAGTAAGGTATTTCACAGGCTACCTACCCAGGTAATCACTCTGCCTTGCGTGCTATTAGCGTACCCAGGCCCTGGAATATGGAGGCCTCAGTGAGTTAAGTTAGTGGATGGTAT
Coding sequences within:
- a CDS encoding probable CMK1-Ca2+/calmodulin-dependent ser/thr protein kinase type I yields the protein MLNRLHGQPESYDKKAKYRFGRTLGAGTYGVVREADGPTGKVAVKIILKRNVKGNEQMVYDELEMLQKLKHPHIVKFVDWFESRDKFYIVTQLATGGELFDRICEQGKFTEKDAAETIKQILLAVDFLHKNNIVHRDLKPENLLYLSKDPDSDLVLADFGIAKMLDGKGESLKTMAGSFGYAAPEVMRKEGHGKPVDMWSMGVITYTLLCGYSPFRSENLQDLIRECTENSVVFHERYWKDVSNDAKDFILHLINPDADQRWTSEEALGHIWLTGKNATDYNLLPEIKSFRARSRFRRIIEKIKLQARIEKLKAMEEDPENSDLSAIFSEVARAKLADDKEEKEVLRVTQEVEKDAKRRSFQA